GGTGCGCAATGTGCCCCGCATTGCTGGGGCAGTATTATCGAGCGATATGCACACGCACATTTTGCCGCATCGATTCCAAATTTCTGTCTATTAGAAGCAGCCCCGGCAGATACGCAGGGCATAGTGCTCGACGGCTGGGAATTTCGAGACGGTCACCTCATCGTACCGGATACACCGGGCACGGGATTTGACCTTGCGCCTGAAACAATTGCAAGAGGAATACGCGAAGAAAGCGGATTTTGCATTTTCATTTGAAAAAGGATAACACGGTGAATAACACACTCGTATTAGCTACCCCCCAGGATGTGGGCATGTCAGCAGACCAACTCGAACGAGCCTTTGGCCTGCTCACAGCCGCCGCAGAAGCCGGACAAATTGGCGCGGCCTCGCTGACGGTTGCGCGGCACGGCAAGGAAGTCTTCGCCCGGGGATGTGGGCAACAGCACCCTCGCACAGGCCAGCCAGTCGATGCGGATTCGATATTTCTCCTCGCCTCAATCACCAAGCCGGTTACTGCCTGCGCGCTGATGATCCTCGTGGATCGGGGTCTAATCTCACTCAACGATCCAGCCATCGATTATCTACCCGAATACACCGGCGGCGACCGCCCCACCGTCAAAGTGCGCCACTTGCTCTCGCACATATCTGGCATGCCCGACATGCTACCCGAAAACACCAGCTTGCGACAGGCGCACATCCCTGTAGCAGGCTTCGTCGAACGGGCACTCCAGACACCCTTGCTCTACAAACCGGGGACAGATTTTTGCTACCAGAGCATGGGCATCCTGCTCGCAGCCGAAATAGTCGAACGAGTCAGCGGACAGCGATTGCGCGATTTCGAGCGCAAAGAGATCTTCGCACCGCTGGGAATGGCGCGAAGCGCATTGGGGATGGGCGACTGGACACTTGAAGACGTGGTGTGGTGTGGCACAGACGCCGAAGAGGACGCAGAACAACAAAGCTGGGGTTGGAATTCCCCGTATTGGCGCGACTTTGGAGCGCCGTGGGGCGGCATGCACAGCACCGGACGCGATCTGGCAATCCTCCTGCAAACCATGCTCAACAGCGGCACTTACGGCAATCAGCGCATCTTCAGCCGCGCCGCAGTCGCAGCCATGACGCAAGATCAAAACGGAACACTCGATGCGCCGTGGGGCCTCGGTTGGGGAGTATGCGGGGCGCGGGTATGGGCCTTTTGGGGCGATCTGGTATCGCAGCGCACCTTCGGACACACCGGCGCGACCGGTACAGTAGCCTGGGCAGATGCGGAGCGTCAACTCAGTTGCGTAGTGCTCACCAACCAGATGGTCGCCGAAGGAAGCCTCCTGCGGCGGGTTTCCAATGCGGTCGCAGCAGCAGTGGTAGAATAATTTCCACCCATACATCATTTCAAGGAGACATCATGAATACCGCAGCAAAAACGCGACAGACCAGACGCGACCGCGAACGCATTGCATGGTGGGAAGAAGCGCGGTTTGGCATGTTCATTCACTGGGGCGTGTATGCGATTCCCGCGGGCAAATGGAAAGGCAAAGCCATTGAGGGCATTGGGGAATGGATTATGCGCCGAGCAGAAATTCCCGCCGCGGAATACGAACAACTCGCCTCACAATTCAATCCAGTAAAATTCGACGCCGATGCGGTTGCCAAACTCGCACGAGATGCGGGTATGAAATACCTCGTTATCACGGCCAAACACCACGATGGCTTTGCCATGTATGACTCCCCGTGCAGCGACTACGACATCGTCGATGCCACGCCATACGGCAAAGATATTATGGCAGACCTATCCAAAGCCTGCCAGAAATACGGCATTCGCCTCTGCTTCTACTATTCTCAAGATCAGGACTGGCACGACCCCAACGCCTCTGGGAATAACTGGGATTTTGATCCCGCGACCAAAGACTTCGCCTATTATCTCGAACACAAAGCCAAACCCCAGGTGCGCGAGTTGCTCACGCAATACGGGCCTATCGGCCTGATATGGTTCGACACGCCCGTCTCTATATCCCTGGAACAGAGCCAATCCCTCTCCCGTCTCGTCCACGGTTTGCAACCCGACTGCCTCGTCAGCGGTCGCGTGGGCAATGGCGTGGGGGACTACGGCAGCCTGGGGGACAACCAGATCCCCACTGGTCGCCTCGAAGGCTACTGGGAGACACCCGCCACCCTCAACGATACCTGGGGCTATAAAACCGACGACCACAACTGGAAAAGCGTAAAAACACTGCTCCATCTTCTCGTCGAACTCACAAGCAAAGGCGTCAACTACCTGCTCAACATCGGGCCGCGCGCCGACGGCAGTGTACCCATGCCCAGTATCAATCGCCTTTGCGCCATTGGCGAATGGATGAAAACCAACAGCGAAGCGATCTACGGCACCAAAGCCACGCCATACCCCTATGAATTTCCCTGGGGCGGCATCACGCAAAAAGACAACCGTCTCTACTTGCTCTTTACCACATGGCCCGGTGAACATTTCACCCTCCTGGGCCTGCGCAACCGCGTTACAAACGCGACCTTACTCGCCGACAAAAGTGCGCACATCGACATCTCTCAAACCCGCGACAGCGATTGCGATATCTTAACATTGCGCCTGCTCGAAT
The Gemmatimonadota bacterium DNA segment above includes these coding regions:
- a CDS encoding serine hydrolase, producing MNNTLVLATPQDVGMSADQLERAFGLLTAAAEAGQIGAASLTVARHGKEVFARGCGQQHPRTGQPVDADSIFLLASITKPVTACALMILVDRGLISLNDPAIDYLPEYTGGDRPTVKVRHLLSHISGMPDMLPENTSLRQAHIPVAGFVERALQTPLLYKPGTDFCYQSMGILLAAEIVERVSGQRLRDFERKEIFAPLGMARSALGMGDWTLEDVVWCGTDAEEDAEQQSWGWNSPYWRDFGAPWGGMHSTGRDLAILLQTMLNSGTYGNQRIFSRAAVAAMTQDQNGTLDAPWGLGWGVCGARVWAFWGDLVSQRTFGHTGATGTVAWADAERQLSCVVLTNQMVAEGSLLRRVSNAVAAAVVE
- a CDS encoding alpha-L-fucosidase → MNTAAKTRQTRRDRERIAWWEEARFGMFIHWGVYAIPAGKWKGKAIEGIGEWIMRRAEIPAAEYEQLASQFNPVKFDADAVAKLARDAGMKYLVITAKHHDGFAMYDSPCSDYDIVDATPYGKDIMADLSKACQKYGIRLCFYYSQDQDWHDPNASGNNWDFDPATKDFAYYLEHKAKPQVRELLTQYGPIGLIWFDTPVSISLEQSQSLSRLVHGLQPDCLVSGRVGNGVGDYGSLGDNQIPTGRLEGYWETPATLNDTWGYKTDDHNWKSVKTLLHLLVELTSKGVNYLLNIGPRADGSVPMPSINRLCAIGEWMKTNSEAIYGTKATPYPYEFPWGGITQKDNRLYLLFTTWPGEHFTLLGLRNRVTNATLLADKSAHIDISQTRDSDCDILTLRLLECPDPNVSVVALELDGAPDVDQTALQQTDGSITMIASMANLHTPESDTQIRIGETGVIEDWFDTSNWIDCDFKVFNPGTFEIRVHTSTLRRVREWTGGHEVRVDIAGKTFRKTIAPDVWSDSPKAQYFPEAATIIGQVHLDKPGLHTVEVRAESINEKSQAGLSISAISLMRE